The nucleotide window TGCTAATAATTGTCTATTAGCAAGGCGATTGGCTGAAAGAGGGGTTAGGTTCATTCAATTATATCATGGAAACTGGGATCATCATAGCTTTTTGCCTAAAGCAATTCCAACGAGATGTAAAGAGGTGGATCAGGCATCTGCAGCGCTTATAATGGACCTCAAACAAAGAGGGTTACTTGAGGATACCTTAGTAATTTGGGGCGGTGAATTTGGCAGGACGAGTTTTTCTCAAGGGCAATTAACAAAAGACAATTTCGGAAGAGACCATCACCCAGATGCTTTTACAATATTAATGGCTGGAGCGGGGGTTAAAAAAGGTTTAACCTATGGGTTAACAGATGAATTTGGCTACCATGTCGTTGAAAATAAAGTTCATGTTCATGATTTAAACGCTACAATTTTGCATCTTATGGGATTAGATCATGAAAAGTTAACTTATAAGTACCAAGGTCGACGTTTTAGACTTACTGACGTTCATGGTATTGTAGCTAAAGATATACTGGCTTAATGGACATTGAAACTTTTGTAGGGCGATTTCATCCCATTTTCGTCCATTTGCCAATCGGAATTTTTATAATTGGCTTTCTCATCGATGTTTTAATTAGGTTTAAGCCTCAATACTTTCCTAATTCATTAAAGGTTTTAAAATTTATATATGCCACGGCATTTATTTCTGCGCTTATTGCGGTCATAACAGGTCTCCTTCTGTCGTGGTCTAATAACTATGAAGTAGATCGGTTAAATCTTCATAGGAATTTAGGATTATTTTCATTGGCGGCGTTGGCCGTTCTCTTGTTTTTTACTTTAAGTAAATCCTTTAAGAAGGAGAAAGCTAGGTTTGTATTTTCCATTATTTGTGTGCTTTTAATAGCTCTAACAGGTCATTTTGGAGGTAATCTAACGCATGGTCCTGATTATCTATTAGAGAAAGGACCTAAATTTCTTCAGGGTTATACTGAGAAACCTTTGTATGAAAATGAACAGTTTAAAACTGTTAATCCGGACTCACTTAACATATACTTGTCTATAGTTAAACCATTAATTGGTAGAAAATGTCTCGGTTGTCATGATTCAGAAAATGCCCTGGGTAATTTGAGTCTTGTTAACTTGAGTGATTTCAAAAATAATTTGAAACACGAAAATTTGATTGTGTCTGGTAATGCTCTCGAAAGTGAATTTTTTAAAAGAATAAGCTTGCCTATAGATGACCAATATGCTATGCCTCCAAATAATAAAAAATTAAACTATACAGATATTCAGGTAATTAAGTATTGGATAGACAATGGGGCTGATAGCCTCAGTTATTTTTCTTCGGATTTAATGACCTCTGAATTAATAGGTTTGGTGAAAAGGGATTATGGATTGGATTATACACCAAAGCCTTTTTATGAAAAAATAGCAGTGGAAAAGGTTGGTGATAGTATGATAAAAACATTAAAAAGCAATAAAATAGAAGCTAATTACTTGTCCGAATCTAACAATTTATTGGATGTTAAAATCAATGTTGATTCAATATCAGAGGTTCAAATTGAAGGACTTAATAAAATTGCTGATAAAGTTACTTTTCTGAACATTGAAGGTTGTAAACTTAATAATATTCTGTTGCAGAAATTATCGACTTTTCCAAATTTAACCAAGTTGAATATCTCCGATAATCAAATATTAAACGAGGATGCATCTTGGCTGTTAAAACAGGATAAATTGGAAGTTTTGAATTTGAATGGGACATTAATCTCAACGGATGTACTGAACTCTATTTTAAGTATGCCAAAAATAAGGCGTATTTATGTTTGGAATACAAATGTGCCAGCAGAGGAGTTAGATGATTTACGTAATAAAAATTCAGGCATTGAGATAATTTCTGAATTTACCTTTGAAGAATTTGAACAGCCGATACCAGTATTTTCAGCTGAAGAGCGGTAATAATGATATTTCTATTATTGTGAAACATCCTTGCAAGTTTTATTACCATTAGCATCGGTTGCACAAATTGTCAATGCCTTATCGTTGACTTCAGGTACTTTTACCCACCATAAATTTTCACCATACCATCTCAAAGGTGTACCAAAAGTTTCATTTCCCATAATAATCTCGATGGATTTCCAATCTTGGGGCATGTTAGGGCTTTTATTATCATGAATCCTAGCTCGTATTTCTATAGTATTATCGATGCTATCCAATTCTTTTGAAATGTGACTAATTATAGGTGGTGCGGAATCTTTTAGAATTGTATTTCCTATAAATATCCGTTCTTCTATTCCTTCACTGCCTTCGCCTTGACCCATAACAATATCTAATTTACCATCATT belongs to Aegicerativicinus sediminis and includes:
- a CDS encoding DUF2231 domain-containing protein; its protein translation is MDIETFVGRFHPIFVHLPIGIFIIGFLIDVLIRFKPQYFPNSLKVLKFIYATAFISALIAVITGLLLSWSNNYEVDRLNLHRNLGLFSLAALAVLLFFTLSKSFKKEKARFVFSIICVLLIALTGHFGGNLTHGPDYLLEKGPKFLQGYTEKPLYENEQFKTVNPDSLNIYLSIVKPLIGRKCLGCHDSENALGNLSLVNLSDFKNNLKHENLIVSGNALESEFFKRISLPIDDQYAMPPNNKKLNYTDIQVIKYWIDNGADSLSYFSSDLMTSELIGLVKRDYGLDYTPKPFYEKIAVEKVGDSMIKTLKSNKIEANYLSESNNLLDVKINVDSISEVQIEGLNKIADKVTFLNIEGCKLNNILLQKLSTFPNLTKLNISDNQILNEDASWLLKQDKLEVLNLNGTLISTDVLNSILSMPKIRRIYVWNTNVPAEELDDLRNKNSGIEIISEFTFEEFEQPIPVFSAEER